The following is a genomic window from Rhodomicrobium lacus.
CAATCCGGCGATCTCGCGGCGGAGCGTTGCCAGCACTTCCGCACAGGGCTCGAAATCCGGCCGATCGGTGAGCACGCAAGGCAGCAGGAAGCGGATCGTCTCCAGCTTCAATCCCGCCTCGCTCAAGAGTCGGATGCGCCGGACGGTCCGCTCCTCGGCCTCGCCATAGTCGCGGTAGCCGGACGCCCGCCGCGCCGGCGCCAGCAGACCTTCCTCCTCGTAATAACGCAGCATGCGGACGCTGATGCCTGTGCGCTTCGACAAATCGCCGATCTGCATGTGATCCTCTTGACCCTGACAGCGATGTCAGACTGTAGCGTCCTCTCCATCTGGACGAAAGAGCGGAGATGGAACGGATGAAGACGGTCGAAATCGATGGCGCACGGGTCGCTTATCAGGTCGATGGCACGGGGCCTGGACTGGTGCTCATCCACGGCACCGGCGGCAATGCCGAGACCAATTGGGGCCATCTGGTGCCCGCGCTCGCCCGGCATTGGACGGTGGTGCGTCCGGACTATTCGGGGTCCGGCGCCACCCGCGACGACGGCGGAGACCTCACCGCCGAGCGTCTTGCCGCCGAAGTCGTCGCGGCGGCGGAAGCGGCGGGCGCGGTGCCCTTCGATCTCGTCGGTTTCTCGCTCGGCGCGGCTGTGGCGGCGAAGATCGCGGCCGATTATCCCCACCTCGTCCGCCGGGTGGTCCTGCTCGGCGCATTCCTTGACGGTGCCGATCCCCGGCAGCGGATGCAGTTCGGCCTGTGGAACGACCTGATCCGCACCGACCGTTTGGCGATGGCGCGCCTCATTCTGCTGACCGGCTTCAGCCCGGCCTTCCTGTCCGGCCTCGGCCATAACGGGATCGCCGAGGCGATTGCGGCCATTGTCGAGGACAACGACTGGGAGGGTATGGCCCGCCAGGTGGATCTCGACCTTGCGATCGATATCACCGAGGAGGCGCGGCGGATCGAGAGACCCGTTCTGGTCATCGGCTGCGCCCACGACCATATGGTGCCGCCCGCCGAGGCGCGCGCGGTGGCGGCGGCGATTCCCGGTGCCCGCTATGCGGAATTGGCGACCGGCCATCTCGCCGCGCTCGAACAGCCGGACGCCTTCATCACCCTCCTTGATGATTTCCTGCGCGGCGACCGGCGCTGATGGGCCCACTCAGACCGGAAAGGCAAGGGATGCGGACCGGCGTAGAGACGTAGAATCGCAAAATCGGCTTTACGCGGGGTCGGAGATCCGACGATCAAAAGCTGTAAAGGAACGAAGCCGGATACACGGATCCACATCTCCGGCTTTCCGGACATCGGGCGGGCCGATCGAGCAGTTCCGCTCGCGTGACTTATCTCGTCTGGTTTTTTTTGAAAAACTGGAGCGGGCGAGGCGATTCGAACGCCCGACCCTAACCTTGGCAAGGTTATGCTCTAC
Proteins encoded in this region:
- a CDS encoding alpha/beta fold hydrolase, translated to MERMKTVEIDGARVAYQVDGTGPGLVLIHGTGGNAETNWGHLVPALARHWTVVRPDYSGSGATRDDGGDLTAERLAAEVVAAAEAAGAVPFDLVGFSLGAAVAAKIAADYPHLVRRVVLLGAFLDGADPRQRMQFGLWNDLIRTDRLAMARLILLTGFSPAFLSGLGHNGIAEAIAAIVEDNDWEGMARQVDLDLAIDITEEARRIERPVLVIGCAHDHMVPPAEARAVAAAIPGARYAELATGHLAALEQPDAFITLLDDFLRGDRR
- a CDS encoding MerR family transcriptional regulator codes for the protein MQIGDLSKRTGISVRMLRYYEEEGLLAPARRASGYRDYGEAEERTVRRIRLLSEAGLKLETIRFLLPCVLTDRPDFEPCAEVLATLRREIAGLDAKIDCLQSSRAILAGYLGRLG